A genome region from Solirubrobacter pauli includes the following:
- a CDS encoding SDR family NAD(P)-dependent oxidoreductase yields the protein MDLNGKTALVTGATSGIGRAIALELARDGASVIVSGRDADRGEATVAAIEAEGGRARFVAADLGDLGSVAQLADAAADADVLVNNAGVFGFAPTADQDVASFETMFDVNVRGPFFLTAALAPKMAARGGGSIINVTTMAAEIGMVGAAAYGASKAAMAAATRSWAAEFADQDVRVNAVSPGPTPTEGTLAAMGADGAGQVSATVPLKRPARVEEIARVVAFVASPRASYVTGATFAADGGRAAV from the coding sequence ATGGACCTCAACGGCAAGACCGCGCTCGTCACCGGCGCGACCTCGGGCATCGGCCGCGCGATCGCGCTCGAGCTCGCCCGTGACGGCGCGAGCGTGATCGTGTCCGGGCGCGACGCCGACCGCGGCGAGGCGACCGTCGCGGCGATCGAGGCGGAGGGCGGGCGCGCGCGGTTCGTGGCCGCCGATCTCGGCGACCTCGGCTCGGTCGCGCAGTTGGCCGACGCGGCCGCGGACGCGGACGTGCTCGTCAACAACGCCGGCGTGTTCGGCTTCGCGCCGACCGCCGACCAGGACGTGGCGTCCTTCGAGACGATGTTCGACGTCAACGTGCGCGGGCCGTTCTTCCTCACGGCGGCACTCGCGCCCAAGATGGCGGCCCGCGGGGGCGGCAGCATCATCAACGTCACGACGATGGCCGCCGAGATCGGGATGGTCGGCGCGGCGGCGTACGGCGCGTCCAAGGCGGCGATGGCGGCCGCCACCCGTTCCTGGGCGGCGGAGTTCGCCGATCAGGACGTGCGGGTGAACGCCGTCTCGCCCGGGCCCACGCCGACCGAGGGCACGCTCGCGGCGATGGGCGCGGACGGCGCCGGTCAGGTCAGCGCGACCGTCCCGCTCAAGCGGCCGGCGCGGGTCGAGGAGATCGCGCGCGTCGTCGCGTTCGTCGCCTCACCGCGGGCCAGCTACGTCACCGGCGCGACCTTCGCCGCCGACGGCGGGCGCGCCGCGGTCTGA
- a CDS encoding aldo/keto reductase, producing MEQRTLGALTVSELGLGCMGMSFAYGPGDDDESIRTIHRALELGVTFLDTADIYGAGVNEELVGRAVAGRRDDFVIATKFANRTDADGNRFIDNSPDWIRQAVDDSLRRLGTDYIDLYYMHRRDPDVPIEESVGVMAEQVQAGKVRHLGLSEVSAETLRAATTVHPIAALQSEWSLFTRGLEAEIVPVARELGVGLVPYSPLGRGLLAGALTSTESLAPDDFRRNNPRWQGENLEHNLALVQKMRDLAEQAGCSPVQLALAWLLAQGDDVVPIPGTKRVKYLEENTAAADVNVPADVLAQLDALGEAAGDRYQGAMMQAVER from the coding sequence CTGGAGCAACGCACCCTGGGCGCCCTGACCGTCTCCGAGCTCGGGCTCGGCTGCATGGGCATGTCGTTCGCCTACGGGCCGGGCGACGACGACGAGTCGATCCGCACCATCCACCGCGCGCTGGAGCTCGGCGTGACATTCCTGGACACCGCCGACATCTACGGCGCAGGCGTCAACGAGGAGCTGGTCGGGCGCGCGGTGGCCGGACGGCGCGACGACTTCGTGATCGCCACGAAGTTCGCCAACCGCACCGACGCCGACGGCAACCGCTTCATCGACAACTCGCCGGACTGGATCCGGCAGGCCGTCGACGACTCGCTGCGGCGGCTGGGCACGGACTACATCGACCTCTACTACATGCACCGCCGCGACCCCGACGTGCCGATCGAGGAGAGCGTCGGCGTGATGGCCGAGCAGGTGCAGGCGGGCAAGGTCCGTCACCTGGGCCTGAGCGAGGTGAGCGCGGAGACGTTGCGCGCGGCGACGACCGTGCACCCGATCGCGGCGCTGCAGAGCGAGTGGTCGCTGTTCACGCGCGGCCTGGAGGCAGAGATCGTCCCGGTCGCGCGCGAGCTGGGCGTCGGGCTGGTGCCGTACTCGCCGCTCGGCCGCGGGCTGCTGGCGGGCGCTCTGACGAGCACCGAGTCGCTCGCGCCCGACGACTTCCGCCGCAACAACCCGCGCTGGCAGGGCGAGAACCTCGAGCACAACCTGGCGCTCGTCCAGAAGATGCGCGACCTGGCCGAGCAGGCCGGCTGCTCACCGGTGCAGCTCGCGCTCGCGTGGCTGCTCGCCCAGGGCGACGACGTCGTCCCGATCCCGGGCACCAAGCGCGTCAAGTACCTGGAGGAGAACACCGCCGCGGCCGACGTGAACGTGCCCGCGGACGTGCTGGCGCAGCTCGACGCGCTCGGCGAGGCCGCCGGTGACCGCTACCAAGGCGCGATGATGCAGGCGGTGGAGCGCTAG
- a CDS encoding cupin domain-containing protein: METGVSYAKLDPDHPERFLSLRRELGVTTIGINQIRLRPGQRGRIHLHHHQEEVFLVLAGTLTLGVEGEERVLTQGELARVAPGVKRQLVNRDPNADVLILALGGANEHVGRDGEAFTSWDQETGAPPQEVPLPEDEAL, from the coding sequence ATGGAGACCGGCGTCAGCTACGCGAAGCTCGATCCCGACCACCCCGAGCGCTTCCTGTCCTTGCGACGGGAGCTGGGCGTCACCACGATCGGCATCAACCAGATCCGCCTGCGGCCCGGCCAGCGCGGGCGCATCCACCTGCATCACCACCAGGAGGAGGTGTTCCTCGTCCTGGCCGGCACGCTCACCCTCGGCGTCGAGGGCGAGGAGCGCGTCCTCACGCAAGGGGAGCTGGCCCGCGTGGCGCCGGGCGTCAAGCGCCAGCTCGTCAACCGCGACCCGAACGCCGACGTCCTCATCCTCGCCCTCGGAGGCGCGAACGAGCACGTCGGCCGCGACGGCGAGGCGTTCACCTCCTGGGACCAGGAGACGGGCGCCCCGCCGCAGGAAGTGCCCCTGCCGGAGGACGAGGCGTTGTAG
- a CDS encoding alkaline phosphatase family protein — MSLGFADLPARIDALAAEHDQLGVVLLDAFGWAFVQRHADHPLLHRLEIEPMRSQFPSTTTAHLTTLYSGLPVGEHGLYEWRCFEPLVGDVVRPLRFAFADRDEPLPIAPRALFPWPSRCAGATVLQPAAIADTPYGSAAFAGATVVGFEHLADGVAQLRSTPGVSYLYWDAIDATGHREGPSSQAFVDASLHALDALAAVDTPLLVTADHGQLDVHTTDSLDLFWPELTEHLTRPPAGSARDLFLHVDEPERVVEELQRRLEHRAEVRLAHELFTHVGPRLRERLADVCVLPAPGRMVGLTSAPSPERRFKGHHGGLTAAESETWIGIQA; from the coding sequence GTGAGCCTCGGCTTCGCCGACCTGCCGGCCCGCATCGACGCGCTGGCGGCCGAGCACGACCAGCTCGGCGTCGTGCTGCTGGACGCGTTCGGCTGGGCGTTCGTGCAACGCCACGCCGACCATCCGCTCCTGCATCGGCTCGAGATCGAGCCGATGCGCTCGCAGTTCCCGTCGACCACGACCGCGCACCTGACGACGCTCTACAGCGGCCTGCCCGTCGGCGAGCACGGCCTCTACGAGTGGCGCTGCTTCGAGCCGCTCGTCGGTGACGTCGTGCGGCCGCTGCGGTTCGCGTTCGCCGATCGCGACGAGCCGCTGCCGATCGCGCCGCGAGCGCTGTTCCCGTGGCCGAGCCGCTGCGCGGGCGCCACCGTCCTGCAGCCGGCCGCGATCGCGGACACGCCTTACGGATCGGCCGCCTTCGCCGGAGCGACCGTCGTCGGGTTCGAGCACCTGGCCGACGGCGTGGCGCAGCTGCGGTCGACGCCGGGCGTCTCCTACCTGTACTGGGACGCGATCGACGCCACCGGCCACCGGGAGGGCCCGTCGAGCCAAGCGTTCGTGGACGCGTCGCTGCACGCGCTCGACGCGCTCGCGGCCGTCGACACACCGCTGCTGGTCACCGCCGACCACGGCCAGCTGGACGTCCACACGACGGACAGCCTGGACCTGTTCTGGCCGGAGCTGACAGAGCACCTCACGCGCCCGCCCGCCGGCTCCGCGCGTGACCTGTTCCTGCACGTCGACGAGCCGGAGCGGGTCGTCGAGGAGCTGCAGCGGCGGCTCGAGCACCGTGCCGAGGTCCGTCTCGCGCACGAGCTGTTCACCCACGTCGGCCCGCGGTTGCGTGAGCGCCTCGCGGACGTGTGCGTGCTGCCGGCCCCCGGCCGCATGGTCGGCCTGACGAGCGCGCCCAGCCCGGAGCGCCGCTTCAAGGGCCACCACGGCGGGCTCACGGCCGCCGAGTCGGAGACCTGGATCGGGATCCAGGCATGA
- a CDS encoding TetR/AcrR family transcriptional regulator: MPQIDAPTVAEHRAQQREALLDAAEQILMEEGHAALTFGRLGDRTGLARNSIYRYFSSRDDLIAALCERDMPRWLKDLRSAMDDAPDADARIEAFVATQLRLVVAGAHRLAQLLGDAPLGPAVRARINALAYRPAALLVDELKLKGDPDAELAAQLVQGVVNAGVRLLHTASIHEVEPLTVTLAQTLVRSRAATP; encoded by the coding sequence ATGCCACAGATCGACGCGCCCACCGTCGCCGAGCACCGCGCGCAGCAGCGCGAGGCGCTGTTGGACGCCGCGGAGCAGATCCTCATGGAGGAGGGTCATGCCGCGCTCACGTTCGGGCGCCTCGGCGACCGGACGGGCCTGGCGCGCAACTCGATCTACCGCTACTTCAGCTCCCGCGACGACCTGATCGCGGCGCTGTGCGAGCGTGACATGCCGCGCTGGCTGAAGGACCTGCGGTCGGCGATGGACGACGCCCCGGACGCGGACGCGCGCATCGAGGCGTTCGTCGCGACGCAGCTGCGGCTGGTCGTCGCCGGCGCGCACCGGCTCGCGCAGCTGCTCGGGGACGCGCCGCTCGGGCCCGCGGTCCGCGCGCGCATCAACGCGCTCGCCTACCGCCCGGCGGCGCTGCTGGTCGACGAGCTCAAGCTCAAGGGCGACCCGGACGCCGAGCTGGCCGCCCAGCTCGTGCAGGGCGTGGTGAACGCGGGCGTGCGGCTGCTGCACACGGCGTCGATCCACGAGGTCGAGCCGCTGACGGTGACGCTCGCGCAGACGCTCGTCCGCTCGCGCGCCGCCACCCCGTGA
- a CDS encoding HugZ family protein → MAAPAFPTDHVAPVDAYMGAQPLTPVAPSQTRTAAEEARTLVAQGKMAALATTSEDGTPWASAVLYAALEDGTPILCLSTLAEHGRNLTREPRASLMIGEAEPAGDPLDSGRVTLAGRVEALTGEAEAVAKEAYKAASPASGLYGGFGDFTYYALRVERVRWVGGYGRMDSADAASYHAAEADPTAKGAAYAIKHLNEDHAQNLLDMARALGGHPDATEATCSAIDRYGLNLNVQTPRGFTTTRIAFAETANRAGDLRGATVELARRARGE, encoded by the coding sequence ATGGCCGCTCCCGCCTTCCCGACTGACCACGTTGCCCCGGTCGACGCCTACATGGGTGCTCAGCCGCTGACTCCCGTCGCCCCCTCTCAGACGCGGACCGCCGCCGAGGAGGCGCGCACGCTCGTCGCCCAGGGCAAGATGGCCGCGCTGGCCACGACGAGCGAGGACGGCACCCCGTGGGCGTCCGCGGTCCTCTACGCGGCGCTCGAGGACGGCACGCCGATCCTGTGCCTGTCCACGCTGGCCGAGCACGGCCGCAACCTCACGCGCGAGCCACGCGCGTCGCTGATGATCGGCGAGGCCGAGCCCGCCGGTGACCCGCTCGACAGCGGTCGCGTGACGCTCGCGGGCCGGGTCGAAGCGCTCACGGGCGAGGCCGAGGCCGTCGCGAAGGAGGCCTACAAGGCCGCGTCGCCCGCGTCGGGGCTGTACGGCGGGTTCGGCGACTTCACGTACTACGCGCTGCGCGTGGAGCGCGTGCGCTGGGTCGGCGGCTACGGCCGGATGGACTCCGCGGACGCCGCGAGCTACCACGCGGCGGAGGCCGACCCGACGGCCAAGGGCGCGGCGTACGCGATCAAGCACCTCAACGAGGACCACGCGCAGAACCTGCTGGACATGGCGCGGGCACTCGGCGGCCACCCGGACGCGACCGAGGCCACGTGCTCGGCGATCGACCGGTACGGCCTCAACCTCAACGTCCAGACGCCGCGCGGGTTCACCACCACGCGGATCGCCTTCGCGGAGACCGCGAACCGGGCGGGGGACCTGCGGGGCGCCACGGTCGAGCTCGCCCGCCGCGCCCGCGGCGAGTAG